The sequence CTCGTTCCCCCCGCCGGGCAGCTCGCCGACGATGACCTTGAACCCGCTCTCCTTCAGGTTGTTGGCGTGGGCGTGCCCCTGGCTGCCGTACCCCAGGATGGCGATCGTCTTCCCCTTGAGCAGCTCCGCCTTGGCGTCCTGCTCCCGGTACACGGTGACCATGATCTTCTCCTCCGTTCCCTCTATGGTTGTCTTATCGGCTTGCGGTTTCCCTCACGGGCTATGTCCCGCGGGAGATGGCGACCTTCCCGGTCCGGACGATCTCCTTGATCCCGATCGGCCGCAGCATCTGGAGGAAGGCGCTCACCTTCCCCTCCCCCCCGGTCAT is a genomic window of Deltaproteobacteria bacterium containing:
- a CDS encoding ketol-acid reductoisomerase (catalyzes the formation of (R)-2,3-dihydroxy-3-methylbutanoate from (S)-2-hydroxy-2-methyl-3-oxobutanoate in valine and isoleucine biosynthesis), which gives rise to MVTVYREQDAKAELLKGKTIAILGYGSQGHAHANNLKESGFKVIVGELPGGGNE